Proteins encoded by one window of Arachis hypogaea cultivar Tifrunner chromosome 1, arahy.Tifrunner.gnm2.J5K5, whole genome shotgun sequence:
- the LOC112707409 gene encoding pentatricopeptide repeat-containing protein At3g06430, chloroplastic, whose protein sequence is MVMASISLSFSSSVVPSPIPHDKFKNTSKTNNPRSQDSSFSVIRFAISSPTNSTTASSSASSVAKKRHWKQGEYPGVSETSLTGSTRRSPIKNIKKKLDKKNNAKAWVNTVTEALCEHIDKKQWLQALEVFDMLKEHSFYEPKEGTYMKLIVLLGKSGQPHRARQLFETMIKEGCDPTSELYTALLAAYCRSNLIDEAFSILNEMKNLPLCQPDVFTYSTLIKACMDALKFDMVELLYEEMAERNITPNTVTQNIVLSGYGRAGMFDLMEKVLSSMLHSTTCKPDVWTMNIIISVFGNMGQIDTMEKWYEKFRNFGIEPETRTFNILIGAYGKKRLYDKMSSVMEYMRKLQFPWTTSTYNNVIEAFADVGDAKHMECTFDQMRTEGMKADTKTFCCLINGYANAGLFHKVISSVRLAAKFEVPENTSFYNAILSACAKAEDLMEMERVFKRMKDKQCRPDETTFSIMVEAYRKEGMNDKIYYLEQEKQAMMADDNTVDNPEDEHHDLSVVYS, encoded by the exons ATGGTTATGGCTTCCatttctctctccttctcttcttccgtCGTTCCCTCTCCAATTCCACACGACAAGTTCAAGAACACCTCTAAAACTAACAACCCTAGATCCCAAGATTCCTCCTTTAGTGTTATCCGCTTCGCAATTTCTTCTCCAACAAACTCAacaactgcttcttcttctgcttcttcggTTGCCAAGAAGAGACACTGGAAGCAAGGAGAGTACCCTGGCGTGTCAGAAACATCATTAACCGGGAGTACGAGGAGGTCCCCGATCAAGAACATCAAGAAGAAATTAGACAAAAAGAACAATGCAAAAGCCTGGGTCAACACTGTCACTGAAGCCTTGTGTGAACACATCGACAAAAAGCAGTGGCTTCAAGCCCTAGAG GTATTTGACATGCTTAAAGAACATTCATTTTACGAACCCAAAGAAGGGACTTACATGAAACTGATTGTGTTGCTTGGTAAATCCGGTCAACCCCACCGTGCCCGCCAGCTGTTTGAAACAATGATTAAAGAAGGTTGTGACCCTACTTCTGAACTTTACACGGCCTTATTAGCTGCATATTGCAGGAGCAACCTCATTGATGAGGCTTTTTCGATTCTTAATGAGATGAAGAACCTCCCTCTTTGCCAGCCTGATGTTTTCACTTACAGCACCCTGATAAAAGCCTGCATGGATGCTTTGAAGTTTGATATGGTTGAGTTGCTATATGAAGAGATGGCAGAAAGAAATATCACGCCTAACACCGTCACTCAGAACATCGTGTTGAGTGGTTATGGTAGGGCAGGGATGTTTGACCTGATGGAGAAAGTGTTGTCAAGTATGCTGCACAGCACTACATGCAAGCCTGATGTTTGGACAATGAACATAATCATCAGTGTCTTTGGTAACATGGGCCAGATTGATACGATGGAAAAGTGGTATGAAAAATTCCGAAACTTTGGGATAGAACCGGAAACACGAACTTTTAATATCTTGATTGGTGCTTATGGAAAGAAGAGGCTGTATGACAAAATGTCATCTGTGATGGAGTATATGCGCAAGTTGCAATTTCCCTGGACAACTTCTACGTATAACAATGTGATTGAGGCATTCGCAGATGTAGGCGACGCTAAACATATGGAGTGTACGTTTGATCAGATGCGTACCGAGGGTATGAAAGCGGATACTAAGACTTTCTGCTGCCTTATCAATGGGTATGCAAATGCTGGCCTCTTCCACAAAGTAATTAGCAGTGTTCGCCTGGCCGCAAAGTTTGAGGTACCTGAGAACACATCCTTTTATAACGCAATCTTGTCTGCATGTGCAAAGGCTGAGGATTTGATGGAGATGGAGAGGGTTTTCAAGCGCATGAAGGATAAACAGTGTCGACCAGATGAAACAACATTCTCCATCATGGTAGAGGCATATAGAAAAGAGGGTATGAATGACAAGATATACTATTTGGAGCAGGAAAAACAGGCAATGATGGCTGATGATAATACAGTGGATAACCCCGAGGATGAACATCATGATTTATCTGTGGTTTATAGTTAA
- the LOC112707401 gene encoding pleiotropic drug resistance protein 3 codes for MAQQAGVDEIESLRIELAEIGRSIRSSFRSYASSFRSNSSINPALDVDNNEGDALQWGEIQRLPTFERITSALLDVHDSIGTSREVKGRQVVDVSKLGAQERHLFIEKLIKHIENDNLRLLQKFRKRIDKVGIKLPTVEVRYQNLTVEAECQVVKGKPIPTLWNTFKGWIIDAGKLSILRSQHSRISIIKDANGIIKPGRMTLLLGPPGSGKTTLLLALAGKLDHSLKGLGEISYNGHTLEEFIPPKSSAYVSQYDLHIPEMTVRETLDFSARCQGVGSKDELLKEVSRREKEAGIMPDPDLDAYMKATSVKGLKRTLQTDYILKILGLDICADTLVGDPIRRGISGGQKKRLTTGEMMVGPTRALFMDEISNGLDSSTTFQIISCLQHMVHITDATALISLLQPAPETFDLFDDIVLMAEGKIVYHGPRDCIVEFFEDCGFQCPQRKGTADFLQEVISRKDQAQYWSRVEEPYSYVTVEQFIEKFKHSSFGKKLGEEISKPFDKSQSHKNALAFRKYSLTKWELFRACIMRELLLMKRNSFVYIFKSTQLVIVASIGMTVFIRTRMSVDALHGNYFMGSLFYSLIILLVDGIPELSMTVSRLSVFYKQKELYFYPAWAYSIPSAVLKIPLSLLESFIWTALTYYVIGYSPEIGRFFRQFLLLFTLHMSAISMFRFVASVFQNVAVATTAGTLTILYVLLFGGFILPKPYMPSWLRWGFWISPLSYGELAVTVNEFLAPRWQKMSTNTTLGRKIMDGRGLNFDGYFYWISIGALLGFTVLFNTAFTLVLSFFKAPSRSRALISSDKHSELQGNQENNDSFAGDSTLVESTAEPRKGQHSGGMVLPFQPLTLTFRDVQYYVDTTMEMRNRGFDKQLQLLCDVTGSLRPGILTALMGVSGAGKTTLLDVLCGRKTGGTIEGDIRIDGYPKVQETFARISGYCEQNDIHSPNITVEESVMFSAWLRLPPQIDAITKSEFVKEVLRTIELDGIKDSLVGLPNVSGLSTEQRKRLTIAIELVANPSIIFMDEPTSGLDARAAAVVMRAVKNVVGTGRTVTCTIHQPSIDIFESFDELILMKTGGCIIYSGPLGKHSSRVIEYFESIPGMPKIKDNYNPSTWMLEVTSGSAEIELGVDFAQIYRESTLYEQNKELVEQLSSPAPGSKDLFFPSHFPQNGWEQFKACLWKQHLSYWRNPSYNLMRIMFVIAASFLFGIIFWKKGKNIDNQQDLFNIFGSMFIAILFFGINNGSSVLPVVATERTVLYREKFAGMYSPWAYSFAQVTIEVPYLLTQAVLYVIITYPMIGYHWSAYKIFWSFYSIFCNLLYFNYLGMVIVSFTPNVQVASIACSSAYTMLNLFSGYIVPRPQIPKWWIWMYYLCPTSWALNGLLTSQYGDINKEISVTAFTDAKTRTIAEFLRDYYGFHHDLLGVTALILIVFPVIFALLFAYCIGHLNFLRR; via the exons ATGGCTCAGCAGGCAGGTGTAGATGAGATAGAGTCTCTGAGAATTGAGTTGGCAGAGATTGGAAGGAGCATAAGGTCCTCATTCAGAAGCTATGCTTCCAGTTTCAGGAGCAATTCAAGCATAAATCCTGCGCTCGATGTTGATAACAATGAAGGCGATGCATTACAATGGGGTGAAATCCAGAGGCTTCCCACTTTTGAAAGGATCACTTCAGCTTTGTTGGATGTGCATGATAGTATCGGAACGAGCCGAGAAGTTAAAGGGAGGCAGGTGGTTGATGTCAGCAAGCTTGGAGCTCAAGAAAGGCATCTGTTCATCGAGAAGCTTATTAAGCACATCGAGAATGATAATCTTCGATTGTTGCAGAAATTCAGGAAAAGAATTGACAA AGTTGGTATTAAGTTACCCACTGTGGAAGTGAGATATCAAAATCTTACTGTGGAAGCAGAGTGTCAGGTAGTTAAGGGCAAGCCCATACCTACTTTGTGGAACACGTTCAAGGGGTGGATCATT GATGCAGGTAAATTGTCAATCCTACGATCTCAACACTCCCGCATAAGTATAATCAAAGATGCCAACGGCATTATTAAGCCTGGAAG GATGACCTTATTGCTTGGCCCTCCAGGAAGTGGCAAAACAACACTATTGTTGGCTCTGGCAGGGAAACTTGACCATTCTCTCAAG GGTTTAGGGGAAATTTCTTACAATGGACACACACTAGAAGAATTCATTCCCCCAAAATCCTCAGCTTATGTAAGCCAATATGATCTGCATATTCCAGAGATGACAGTTAGGGAAACACTTGATTTCTCAGCACGTTGTCAAGGTGTAGGAAGCAAAGATG AGCTTCTGAAGGAAGTaagtagaagagagaaagaagcagGAATAATGCCAGACCCTGATTTAGATGCATATATGAAG GCGACATCAGTGAAGGGATTGAAGAGAACTCTTCAAACGGACTACATTTTGAAG ATCCTTGGTCTCGATATATGTGCCGACACATTGGTTGGAGATCCTATAAGAAGAGGTATATCGGGGGGTCAAAAGAAAAGGTTAACAACAG GAGAAATGATGGTTGGACCAACAAGAGCTCTCTTTATGGATGAAATTTCCAATGGCTTGGACAGTTCCACTACTTTCCAAATAATCTCGTGTCTTCAGCATATGGTGCATATCACAGATGCAACCGCTTTGATTTCTCTCCTTCAGCCAGCACCAGAGACCTTTGATCTCTTTGATGACATTGTTTTAATGGCAGAAGGGAAAATTGTGTACCACGGTCCACGTGATTGTATAGTTGAGTTCTTCGAGGACTGTGGGTTCCAGTGTCCACAACGAAAAGGCACTGCTGACTTTCTTCAAGAG GTTATCTCTAGAAAAGATCAAGCACAGTATTGGAGCAGAGTAGAAGAACCTTATAGCTATGTTACTGTTGAACAGTTCATTGAGAAATTTAAGCATAGTTCATTTGGCAAAAAGCTAGGGGAGGAGATCTCAAAGCCATTTGACAAGTCTCAGAGCCATAAGAATGCTCTTGCCTTTAGAAAATACTCATTAACAAAGTGGGAATTGTTTAGGGCTTGCATAATGAGGGAGCTTCTTCTAATGAAAAGGAATTCTTTTGTCTACATATTCAAGTCAACGCAACTTGTGATTGTTGCTTCTATAGGAATGACTGTTTTCATTCGGACACGAATGTCTGTTGATGCACTTCATGGGAATTATTTCATGGGGTCGTTATTCTATTCACTCATCATACTTTTGGTTGATGGAATTCCAGAACTTTCTATGACAGTATCGAGACTTTCAGTGTTCTACAAACAGAAAGAGCTGTACTTTTATCCTGCTTGGGCTTATTCAATCCCTTCAGCCGTTCTCAAGATTCCACTTTCATTGCTGGAATCTTTCATTTGGACTGCACTTACTTATTATGTTATTGGTTACAGCCCTGAGATTGGCAG GTTCTTTCGCCAATTCCTCCTCCTATTTACCTTGCACATGTCAGCAATATCAATGTTTCGATTCGTTGCCTCAGTTTTCCAAAATGTGGCTGTTGCTACGACGGCTGGCACTCTGACCATACTATATGTTTTACTATTTGGAGGCTTCATCCTCCCAAAGC CCTATATGCCATCCTGGTTGCGGTGGGGATTTTGGATTTCTCCTTTGTCATATGGAGAGTTGGCTGTGACGGTGAATGAATTTCTTGCTCCTAGATGGCAAAAG ATGTCTACAAACACAACGTTGGGTCGCAAAATAATGGACGGCCGTGGTCTTAACTTTGATGGCTACTTTTACTGGATATCGATTGGTGCCTTACTTGGGTTCACAGTTCTGTTTAACACAGCTTTTACACTGGTCTTGTCTTTCTTCAAGG CTCCTTCACGGTCTCGTGCCCTTATATCTTCCGACAAGCATTCAGAATTACAAGGAAATCAAGAAAACAATGATAGCTTTGCAGGAGACAGCACTCTGGTTGAAAGTACAGCTGAACCAAGAAAAGGTCAGCACTCAGGAGGAATGGTTCTGCCTTTCCAGCCACTAACATTAACATTTCGTGATGTGCAGTACTATGTTGACACAACTATG GAAATGAGAAACCGAGGATTTGACAAGCAGCTTCAGCTTCTTTGTGACGTTACAGGTTCATTGAGACCAGGCATATTAACAGCCCTGATGGGAGTCAGTGGCGCGGGGAAAACAACTTTATTGGATGTTCTTTGTGGAAGAAAAACTGGAGGTACTATTGAAGGGGATATTAGAATCGATGGCTATCCAAAGGTTCAAGAAACATTTGCAAGGATCTCAGGTTACTGCGAACAAAATGACATTCATTCTCCGAATATAACAGTAGAAGAATCCGTGATGTTTTCTGCTTGGCTTCGGCTTCCTCCTCAGATTGATGCAATAACTAAATCT GAATTCGTAAAGGAAGTCCTTCGTACTATTGAGCTCGATGGGATCAAAGATTCCTTAGTAGGCTTGCCAAATGTTAGCGGATTGTCCACCGAGCAAAGAAAACGGCTGACCATAGCCATTGAGCTTGTTGCTAATCCTTCAATCATATTTATGGATGAACCAACTTCTGGTTTAGATGCAAGGGCAGCTGCAGTTGTTATGAGAGCAGTGAAGAATGTTGTTGGAACAGGAAGAACTGTTACATGCACCATTCACCAACCTAGTATTGATATATTCGAGTCATTTGATGAG CTAATTCTCATGAAAACTGGAGGATGCATAATCTACTCTGGCCCACTCGGAAAGCACTCAAGTCGGGTTATCGAATACTTTGAG AGTATACCAGGGATGCCAAAGATTAAAGACAACTATAATCCATCGACATGGATGCTAGAAGTAACTTCAGGTTCTGCAGAAATCGAACTCGGAGTAGATTTTGCACAAATTTATAGGGAGTCAACTTTATATGA GCAgaacaaagagttagttgaacAATTAAGTTCACCAGCTCCTGGTTCCAAAGATTTGTTTTTTCCTTCTCATTTTCCACAAAATGGTTGGGAACAGTTTAAAGCATGCTTATGGAAACAACATTTGTCATATTGGAGAAACCCTTCATACAACTTGATGCGCATAATGTTTGTGATTGCTGCATCCTTTCTGTTTGGGATAATATTCTGGAAGAAAGGAAAGAACAT AGACAACCAGCAGGATCTGTTCAATATATTTGGTTCAATGTTCATTGCTATTCTCTTCTTTGGTATAAATAATGGCTCGTCAGTTTTACCGGTTGTGGCAACAGAGCGCACCGTTCTGTACCGCGAAAAATTTGCTGGAATGTACTCTCCGTGGGCCTATTCATTTGCACAG GTAACAATTGAGGTTCCCTATTTGTTGACTCAAGCTGTTCTCTATGTCATAATCACATACCCTATGATTGGGTACCATTGGTCTGCATACAAAATATTTTGGTCATTTTACAGCATATTCTGCAACCTGCTATACTTCAATTACCTAGGAATGGTCATTGTTTCATTCACACCAAATGTTCAAGTTGCTTCCATTGCGTGTTCCTCTGCTTACACCATGCTCAATTTGTTTTCTGGCTACATTGTGCCACGTCCG CAAATTCCAAAGTGGTGGATTTGGATGTATTATTTATGCCCCACGTCGTGGGCACTGAATGGGTTGCTTACTTCACAATATGGAGATATAAACAAGGAGATATCAGTAACAGCCTTTACAGATGCAAAAACCAGAACAATTGCTGAATTTTTAAGAGACTACTATGGTTTTCACCATGATTTGTTAGGTGTAACTGCTCTAATTCTCATTGTATTCCCCGTTATATTTGCCCTTCTATTTGCATACTGCATTGGACACCTCAACTTCTTGAGGAGGTAA